From a region of the Panicum virgatum strain AP13 chromosome 2K, P.virgatum_v5, whole genome shotgun sequence genome:
- the LOC120673825 gene encoding GDSL esterase/lipase At5g55050-like produces the protein MVGYRSAMAGTVLCLVVSSSMLVMMVAAAAASARPPAMFVFGDSTLDVGNNNYLPGPGVPRANRPFYGIDFPGAVATGRFSNGYNIADYLAKSMGFPCSPPPYLSLAQNTGRLVRAAIGGGVSYASGGAGILDSTNAGNNIPLSKQLEYFKSTKSQMVAKLGSRAANLLLAKSVFLFSVGSNDLFVFAVAEQKQNKSSADQQRDAGALYASLVSGYSAAVQELHALGARKLAVINVGLLGCVPTARLNDAAGACSDALNQLASGFDDALASMLAGIASRLRRPGFAYSLADYYGLSAATFDDPRAVGYTDIAGACCGGGRLGAEAPCLPNATVCANRDQHAFWDAVHPSQRGAMLTAQNFYDSRPGRYTAPINFKQLAQTSL, from the exons ATGGTGGGCTACAGGTCGGCCATGGCGGGCACCGTGCTGTGCCTTGTGGTGTCGTCGTCCATGCTGGTAATGATGgtggctgccgctgccgccagtgcgcggccgccggcgatgtTCGTGTTCGGGGACTCGACGCTGGACGTTGGCAACAACAACTACTTGCCGGGGCCGGGCGTGCCCCGGGCCAACAGGCCCTTCTACGGCATCGACTTCCCCGGTGCCGTTGCCACCGGACGCTTCAGCAACGGCTACAACATCGCCGACTACCTCG CGAAGAGCATGGGGTTCCCGTGCAGTCCTCCGCCTTATCTATcgctagcacaaaacaccggcCGTCTGGTCCGGGCGGCTATTGGTGGTGGTGTGAGCTATGCTTCAGGAGGAGCTGGGATCCTCGACTCCACA AACGCTGGCAACAACATCCCGTTGTCGAAGCAGTTGGAGTACTTCAAATCTACCAAGTCCCAGATGGTCGCCAAGCTGGGCTCCCGCGCGGCGAATCTCCTGCTCGCCAAGTCCGTTTTCCTCTTCAGCGTCGGCAGCAACGACCTGTTCGTCTTCGCGGTGGCGGAGCAGAAGCAGAACAAGTCGTCCGCCGACCAGCAGCGCGACGCGGGCGCCCTGTACGCCAGCCTCGTCTCCGGCTactccgccgccgtccaggaGCTGCACGCGCTTGGCGCCAGGAAGCTCGCCGTCATCAACGTGGGGCTGCTGGGCTGCGTCCCCACGGCGCGGCTGAACGACGCGGCGGGCGCGTGCTCCGACGCGCTGAACCAGCTCGCGTCCGGATTCGACGACGCCCTGGCCTCCATGCTCGCCGGCATCGCCTccaggctgcggcggccgggctTCGCCTACTCGCTGGCCGACTACTACGGCCTCTCGGCGGCGACCTTCGACGACCCGCGGGCAGTCGGGTACACGGACATCGCCGgcgcgtgctgcggcggcgggcggctcggcgcggaGGCGCCCTGCCTGCCCAACGCCACGGTGTGCGCGAACCGCGACCAGCACGCGTTCTGGGAC